Proteins from a genomic interval of Stenotrophomonas maltophilia R551-3:
- the purT gene encoding formate-dependent phosphoribosylglycinamide formyltransferase: protein MAKLGTPLSPSATRVLLLGSGELGKEVAIELQRLGVEVIAADRYADAPAMQVAHRSHVIDMLDAMALRALIAQEQPHLVVPEIEAIHTETLVQLEQEQGLRVIPTARAARLTMDREGIRRLAAETLGLPTSPYRFVDTEAEYRAAVAAIGLPCVVKPVMSSSGKGQSTLRSEADIAPAWEYAQTGGRAGAGRCIVEGFIDFDYEITLLTVRHAGGTSFCAPIGHLQKDGDYRESWQPQPMSSAALARAEEISRAITDDLGGWGLFGVELFVKGDEVWFSEVSPRPHDTGLVTLVSQELSEFALHARAILGLPIPVIRQSGPSASCALLAHGEGVPYFNNVAAALRVPDTAVRLFGKPSVHGHRRVGVTLARAETIDEARAIARDAADAIGVELRP from the coding sequence ATGGCCAAGCTTGGAACTCCGTTGTCCCCCTCTGCCACCCGCGTGCTGCTGCTGGGCTCGGGCGAACTTGGCAAGGAGGTGGCCATCGAGCTGCAGCGGCTGGGCGTGGAAGTGATCGCCGCCGACCGCTACGCCGATGCCCCGGCCATGCAGGTGGCGCACCGCTCGCATGTGATCGACATGCTCGATGCGATGGCCCTGCGCGCGCTGATCGCGCAGGAGCAGCCTCACTTGGTGGTACCGGAGATCGAGGCCATCCACACCGAGACCCTGGTGCAGCTGGAACAGGAGCAGGGCCTGCGGGTGATCCCGACCGCGCGCGCCGCCCGCCTGACCATGGACCGCGAGGGCATCCGCCGCCTGGCCGCCGAGACCCTGGGCCTGCCGACCTCGCCGTACCGCTTCGTCGATACCGAGGCCGAGTACCGCGCCGCCGTGGCCGCCATCGGCCTGCCGTGTGTGGTCAAGCCGGTGATGTCGTCCTCGGGCAAGGGCCAGAGCACCCTGCGCAGCGAGGCGGACATCGCCCCGGCGTGGGAGTACGCGCAGACCGGTGGCCGCGCCGGTGCCGGTCGCTGCATCGTCGAAGGCTTCATCGACTTCGATTACGAGATCACCCTGCTGACCGTGCGCCATGCCGGCGGCACCTCGTTCTGCGCGCCGATCGGCCATCTGCAGAAGGACGGCGATTACCGCGAAAGCTGGCAGCCGCAGCCGATGTCGAGCGCGGCACTGGCGCGTGCCGAGGAGATCTCGCGTGCGATCACCGACGACCTCGGTGGCTGGGGCCTGTTCGGTGTCGAGCTGTTCGTGAAGGGCGACGAGGTGTGGTTCAGCGAAGTGTCGCCGCGCCCGCACGACACCGGCCTGGTGACGCTGGTATCGCAGGAACTGAGCGAGTTCGCGCTGCACGCGCGCGCCATCCTTGGCCTGCCGATCCCGGTGATCCGCCAGAGCGGACCGTCGGCGTCGTGCGCGCTGCTGGCACACGGCGAGGGCGTGCCGTACTTCAACAACGTCGCCGCCGCACTGCGGGTGCCGGATACCGCCGTGCGCCTGTTCGGCAAGCCGAGCGTGCATGGTCACCGCCGCGTGGGCGTGACCCTGGCGCGCGCGGAAACCATCGACGAAGCGCGCGCCATCGCGCGTGATGCTGCCGACGCCATCGGCGTCGAACTGCGCCCGTAA